The following proteins come from a genomic window of Pseudomonas sp. MAG733B:
- a CDS encoding TMEM165/GDT1 family protein: MLDSLLVPTAIVALAEIGDKTQLLALILAARFRKPWPIIAGIVAATLANHAAAGAVGAWVGGFFSDTLLHWILAASFAATALWTLVPDKMDDDEASTARKFGPFLTTLIAFFLAEIGDKTQIATVMLAAQYPELWLVIIGTTVGMLIANVPVVLAGNFAADKLPLTLIRRLAASAFFILAIVAVYKAMQASGWV; the protein is encoded by the coding sequence ATGCTGGATTCATTACTCGTACCCACCGCAATCGTTGCCTTGGCCGAAATCGGCGACAAGACGCAACTGCTCGCGCTCATTCTCGCTGCCCGCTTCCGCAAACCCTGGCCGATCATCGCCGGCATCGTTGCCGCGACCCTGGCCAACCACGCGGCGGCCGGTGCGGTGGGCGCCTGGGTCGGAGGTTTCTTCTCGGATACGTTGCTGCACTGGATCCTCGCGGCGAGCTTCGCAGCGACCGCGTTATGGACCCTGGTGCCGGACAAGATGGATGACGACGAAGCCAGCACCGCCCGCAAGTTCGGGCCGTTCCTGACCACGCTGATCGCATTCTTCCTCGCGGAAATCGGCGACAAGACGCAGATCGCCACCGTGATGCTGGCCGCGCAATATCCGGAATTGTGGCTGGTGATCATCGGCACCACCGTCGGGATGTTGATCGCCAACGTGCCGGTGGTTCTGGCGGGTAACTTTGCGGCGGACAAATTGCCGTTGACGCTGATTCGTCGCCTGGCGGCGTCGGCGTTCTTCATTCTGGCGATTGTTGCGGTGTACAAGGCGATGCAGGCTAGCGGCTGGGTTTGA
- a CDS encoding M48 family metallopeptidase, giving the protein MNKTLVSCALGTALLLAGCQSVNTTSGGAVGVERKQYMFSMLSSQEVDQMYAQSYQKTVGEASSKGVLDKTSSDAKRVQAIADRLIAQAPNFRPDAAQWKWEVNLIKSDELNANCGPGGKIIFYTGLIDSLQLTDDEIAAVMGHEIAHALREHGREAMSKAYGMEMAKQGAGALFGLGQDTLALADTVANYGMTLPNSRANENEADLIGLELAARAGYNPNAAITLWNKMTKASEGSPPEFMSTHPASTSRIAALQAAIPKVMPLYEQARKS; this is encoded by the coding sequence ATGAACAAGACATTGGTTTCGTGTGCGCTGGGCACAGCTCTGCTGCTCGCCGGTTGCCAGTCTGTCAACACCACCAGCGGCGGTGCTGTGGGTGTTGAACGCAAGCAATACATGTTCAGCATGTTGTCCTCGCAAGAGGTCGACCAGATGTACGCCCAGTCCTATCAGAAGACCGTCGGCGAAGCGTCCAGCAAAGGTGTGCTGGACAAGACCAGTAGCGATGCCAAGCGCGTGCAGGCGATTGCCGACCGGCTGATTGCCCAGGCGCCGAATTTCCGTCCGGATGCGGCCCAGTGGAAGTGGGAGGTCAACCTGATCAAGAGCGACGAGCTCAACGCCAACTGCGGCCCTGGCGGCAAGATCATTTTCTACACCGGGCTGATCGACAGCCTGCAACTGACCGACGATGAAATTGCCGCGGTCATGGGCCATGAAATCGCCCATGCCTTGCGTGAGCACGGTCGTGAAGCGATGTCCAAGGCATACGGCATGGAAATGGCGAAGCAGGGCGCTGGTGCGTTGTTCGGGTTGGGGCAAGACACCCTGGCGCTGGCCGATACCGTGGCCAACTACGGCATGACCTTGCCAAATAGCCGCGCCAATGAAAACGAAGCGGACCTGATTGGCCTGGAGTTGGCCGCTCGCGCCGGTTACAACCCGAATGCCGCGATCACCCTGTGGAACAAGATGACCAAGGCCTCGGAAGGTTCGCCACCGGAGTTCATGAGCACTCACCCGGCTTCGACCAGCCGGATCGCGGCGTTGCAGGCAGCGATTCCGAAGGTGATGCCGTTGTATGAGCAGGCCAGGAAGTCCTGA
- a CDS encoding methyl-accepting chemotaxis protein — protein sequence MKFKSIQFSVAALAGAIVLSVVAALVVYALFSGARTQDMVQERTQAQFEQVIEQRLTSLAQTQVSQIQRELEAPLLIAGGLVRVNALIGTPGADGKAALSLSREQLIGLIKENVAKNPKILGTYIGWEKDALDHNDAAYIGTQVVGIDASNGRFLPWWFRNEDGSLGLDKLVDVDDQKTLSTGVRASEYYLCSKETKKSCVIDPAPYKVGDKIVMLASFIEPIMLNGAFQGIVGADLSVNFIQEMLLGANQKLYSGAGEMALISGNGRIVAYTKDPSKFGEKVSDILDSKQIANMANLKRGEVTYTVDKAQGRIELYLPFGIGQTDARWTLMLQLPLNAVMADLQTLQADLNAQRKSDTFGMAMVGLVIAGIGLLVIWLVGHGIARPLKQMVAMLDDIAQGEGDLTRRLTSDRADELGSIAKGFNTFLAKLQVMITQVVTSVQSVSDSSEHTADIAIRTNTGVHKQMAEIDQVATAVQEMTATAQDVARNATQAAQAASHADQAASQGMAIVRDTSNSIGALAVEIGRAVGVVQTLAKDSENINAILTAIRGIAEQTNLLALNAAIEAARAGEQGRGFAVVADEVRNLAQKTQKATEEIQTMIQQLQQGTRDVVRVMEDSQNRTDESVQHAAKAAEALETITQAVSVINDMNTQIASAAEEQSAVADDINRNVINIGQVANEVAGGADESSAASADLTKLAEQQRRLINQFKV from the coding sequence ATGAAATTCAAATCGATCCAGTTTTCCGTGGCGGCCCTGGCCGGCGCCATCGTTCTAAGTGTCGTGGCGGCCCTGGTCGTGTACGCGCTGTTTTCCGGTGCCCGGACGCAAGACATGGTTCAGGAGCGGACCCAGGCGCAGTTCGAGCAAGTCATCGAACAGCGCCTGACCTCGCTGGCGCAAACCCAGGTCAGCCAGATCCAGCGTGAACTCGAAGCGCCGCTGCTGATTGCCGGCGGTCTGGTGCGGGTCAACGCGCTGATCGGCACACCGGGCGCTGATGGCAAAGCTGCGCTGAGCCTCAGCCGTGAGCAATTGATCGGGTTGATCAAGGAAAACGTGGCCAAGAACCCGAAGATCCTCGGCACCTACATCGGTTGGGAAAAAGACGCACTGGATCACAACGATGCGGCCTACATCGGCACACAGGTCGTGGGCATCGATGCCAGCAACGGTCGCTTCCTGCCGTGGTGGTTCCGCAATGAAGACGGCAGCCTGGGCCTGGACAAACTGGTGGACGTCGACGACCAGAAAACCCTGTCCACCGGCGTGCGCGCCAGCGAGTACTACCTGTGCTCGAAAGAAACCAAAAAATCCTGCGTGATCGATCCTGCGCCCTACAAGGTCGGCGACAAAATCGTCATGCTCGCCTCCTTTATTGAACCGATCATGCTCAACGGCGCCTTCCAGGGCATCGTCGGCGCCGACCTGTCGGTGAACTTCATCCAGGAAATGCTCCTGGGCGCCAACCAGAAACTCTACAGCGGCGCCGGGGAAATGGCCCTGATCAGTGGCAATGGCCGGATCGTTGCCTACACCAAGGACCCGAGCAAATTCGGCGAGAAGGTGAGCGACATCCTCGACAGCAAACAGATCGCCAACATGGCCAATCTCAAGCGCGGCGAAGTCACTTACACCGTCGACAAGGCCCAAGGCCGGATCGAGTTGTATCTGCCGTTCGGCATCGGCCAGACCGATGCGCGCTGGACCCTCATGCTGCAACTGCCGCTGAACGCGGTGATGGCCGACCTGCAAACACTTCAGGCTGACCTGAACGCACAGCGCAAATCCGACACCTTCGGCATGGCGATGGTCGGTCTGGTGATTGCCGGTATCGGTTTGCTGGTGATCTGGCTGGTAGGCCACGGCATTGCCCGTCCGCTGAAACAGATGGTTGCCATGCTCGATGACATTGCACAGGGCGAAGGCGACCTGACCCGTCGTCTGACCAGTGACCGCGCCGACGAACTCGGTTCAATCGCCAAGGGCTTCAACACGTTCCTCGCCAAGTTGCAGGTGATGATCACCCAAGTGGTGACCTCGGTGCAGAGCGTCAGCGATTCCTCGGAACACACCGCCGACATCGCCATCCGCACCAACACCGGCGTGCACAAGCAAATGGCCGAGATCGATCAAGTGGCCACCGCCGTGCAGGAAATGACCGCCACCGCTCAGGACGTGGCGCGCAACGCCACCCAGGCCGCGCAAGCCGCCAGCCATGCCGACCAGGCTGCCAGCCAGGGCATGGCGATCGTGCGCGACACGTCCAACTCCATCGGTGCTCTCGCGGTAGAAATCGGCCGGGCGGTCGGCGTGGTGCAAACCCTGGCCAAGGACAGCGAAAACATCAACGCGATTCTCACCGCCATTCGCGGGATCGCCGAACAGACCAACCTGCTGGCCCTGAACGCGGCCATCGAAGCGGCCCGTGCCGGTGAACAGGGTCGCGGCTTTGCCGTGGTGGCCGACGAGGTGCGCAATCTGGCGCAGAAAACCCAGAAAGCCACCGAAGAAATCCAGACCATGATTCAGCAGCTGCAACAAGGCACGCGGGATGTGGTGCGGGTGATGGAAGACAGTCAGAACCGCACGGACGAAAGCGTGCAGCACGCGGCCAAAGCGGCCGAAGCGCTGGAAACCATCACGCAAGCGGTGTCGGTGATCAACGACATGAACACCCAGATCGCCAGCGCTGCCGAGGAACAAAGTGCCGTGGCGGACGACATCAATCGCAACGTGATCAATATCGGGCAAGTGGCCAATGAAGTGGCGGGTGGCGCGGATGAATCGAGCGCGGCCAGTGCGGACTTGACCAAACTGGCGGAGCAGCAGCGGCGGTTGATCAATCAGTTCAAGGTTTAA
- a CDS encoding 1-acyl-sn-glycerol-3-phosphate acyltransferase, whose translation MMGEFDAIRPYDDSEVPAVLARLLGDKAFLDILTHFRFPRFAGALGWALKPLIAHRLRREFAGITSVATLQDKVEHYVDHTIERATDGVTYTGVEQFKSGSAYLFIANHRDIVMDPAFVNYAVYHAGLPTPRIAIGDNLLQKPFVSDLMRLNKSFIVHRSITGRREKMAAYQLLSAYINHSIRNDCASIWIAQAEGRAKDGDDRTESAILKMFHMSRKDEPFGEVIRSLNLTPVSISYEYDPCDQAKARELYIRATTGSYTKVPGEDDVSIAKGITGYKGRVHVNFAAPITELFEDTKQLAVEMDKQILGGYRLFPVHYLAYAQWKDADPQLAVPKATEMFPADELAKAQEQWQQRLDACPEEHRPFLVLQYATPVRNQYRVKAGLPL comes from the coding sequence ATGATGGGCGAATTCGATGCCATCCGACCTTACGACGACAGCGAAGTCCCAGCGGTGCTGGCCCGGCTGCTCGGCGACAAGGCGTTTCTAGATATCCTCACCCACTTCCGCTTCCCGCGTTTTGCCGGCGCTTTAGGCTGGGCGCTCAAACCCCTTATAGCTCATCGGCTGCGCCGTGAGTTCGCCGGCATCACGTCGGTGGCCACTTTGCAGGACAAGGTCGAGCATTACGTCGACCACACCATCGAACGCGCCACGGACGGTGTCACTTACACCGGCGTGGAACAGTTCAAGTCCGGCAGCGCCTATCTGTTCATCGCCAACCACCGCGACATCGTGATGGACCCGGCCTTCGTCAACTATGCCGTGTACCACGCCGGCCTGCCGACCCCGCGCATCGCCATCGGTGACAACCTGCTGCAAAAGCCTTTCGTCAGCGACCTGATGCGCCTGAACAAGAGCTTCATCGTGCACCGTTCGATCACCGGACGTCGCGAGAAAATGGCGGCCTATCAACTGCTGTCGGCGTACATCAACCATTCGATCCGCAACGATTGCGCCTCGATCTGGATCGCCCAGGCCGAAGGCCGCGCCAAGGACGGTGACGACCGTACCGAATCGGCGATCCTCAAGATGTTCCACATGAGCCGCAAGGACGAGCCGTTCGGCGAGGTCATCCGTTCGCTGAACCTCACGCCTGTGTCGATCAGCTACGAATACGATCCGTGCGACCAGGCCAAGGCCCGCGAACTCTACATCCGCGCCACCACCGGCAGCTACACCAAGGTGCCGGGGGAAGATGACGTGAGCATTGCCAAAGGCATTACCGGCTATAAAGGCCGGGTGCATGTGAACTTTGCCGCGCCAATCACCGAGCTGTTCGAAGACACCAAGCAATTGGCGGTCGAGATGGACAAACAGATTCTGGGCGGTTATCGCTTGTTCCCGGTGCATTACCTGGCTTATGCGCAGTGGAAAGATGCCGATCCACAGTTGGCAGTGCCAAAAGCTACAGAGATGTTCCCGGCTGATGAACTGGCCAAGGCCCAGGAACAATGGCAGCAACGCCTGGACGCCTGCCCCGAGGAACATCGCCCGTTCCTGGTGCTGCAATACGCGACGCCGGTGCGTAATCAGTATCGGGTGAAGGCTGGGTTGCCGCTTTAA
- a CDS encoding 2-hydroxyacid dehydrogenase: MTNIRRAVFLDHPSLDLGDLDLSPLRDCFSDLQLFAQTLPDQVIDHLKGATVAISNKILIDAAAMAASPDLKLILITATGTNNVDLAAARAHGITVCNCQGYGTPSVAQHTIMLLLNLATRLADYQKAVGEGRWQQAKQFCLLDYPIVELEGKTLGLLGHGELGGAVARLAEAFGMRVLLGQIPGRPARPDRLPLDELLPQIDALTLHCPLNEHTRHFIGARELASMKPGAFVVNTARGGLIDEQALADALRNGHLGGAATDVLSVEPPINGNPLLANDIPRLIVTPHNAWGSREARQRIVGQVTENALGYFRGKALRVVS, from the coding sequence ATGACGAACATTCGCCGCGCCGTTTTCCTCGACCACCCGTCCCTGGATCTGGGCGATCTCGACCTCAGCCCGCTACGCGATTGCTTCAGCGATTTACAGCTGTTCGCCCAGACCTTGCCGGATCAGGTCATTGATCACCTCAAGGGCGCCACCGTCGCCATCAGCAACAAAATCCTGATCGATGCCGCCGCGATGGCTGCCAGCCCCGACCTCAAGCTGATCCTGATCACCGCCACCGGCACCAACAACGTCGACCTCGCAGCCGCCCGCGCCCATGGAATCACCGTGTGCAACTGTCAGGGTTACGGCACGCCGTCCGTGGCGCAACACACGATCATGCTGCTGCTCAACCTGGCGACGCGCCTCGCCGACTATCAGAAAGCCGTCGGTGAAGGTCGCTGGCAGCAGGCCAAGCAGTTCTGCCTGCTGGATTACCCGATTGTCGAACTTGAAGGCAAAACCCTCGGCCTGCTCGGTCATGGCGAACTGGGCGGCGCGGTCGCGCGACTCGCCGAAGCTTTTGGCATGCGCGTATTGCTGGGCCAGATTCCGGGGCGCCCTGCCCGGCCCGACCGTTTGCCGCTGGATGAACTGCTGCCGCAAATCGATGCGCTGACCCTGCACTGCCCGCTCAACGAACACACCCGTCACTTCATCGGCGCTCGCGAACTGGCCTCGATGAAACCCGGCGCGTTCGTGGTCAACACGGCCCGTGGTGGCTTGATCGATGAGCAAGCGCTGGCCGATGCCTTGCGCAATGGCCACCTCGGGGGCGCTGCCACCGATGTGCTGAGCGTCGAACCGCCCATCAACGGCAACCCATTGCTGGCCAATGACATCCCGCGCCTGATCGTCACCCCGCACAATGCCTGGGGCAGTCGCGAAGCGCGCCAGCGCATCGTGGGGCAAGTGACCGAAAATGCCCTCGGATACTTCAGAGGTAAGGCACTGCGGGTCGTCAGTTGA
- a CDS encoding LysE family transporter, which produces MYWTEFLTVALIHLLAVASPGPDFAVVVRESVTHGRRAGTWTALGVGTAIFLHVGYSLLGIGLIVSQSIVLFNALKWAAAAYLLYIGFKALRAQPAKAVTDDLHKEAGERTARGAFTSGFVTNGLNPKATLFFLSLFTVVINPHTPLAVQAGYGVYLAVATAIWFCLVAMLFSQQRVRAGFARMGHWFDRTMGAVLIAIGVKLAFTEMH; this is translated from the coding sequence ATGTACTGGACCGAGTTCTTGACCGTTGCCCTGATCCACCTGCTGGCCGTCGCCAGCCCCGGCCCGGACTTCGCCGTAGTGGTGCGTGAAAGCGTAACCCACGGTCGTCGCGCCGGCACCTGGACGGCGCTGGGCGTCGGTACGGCGATTTTCCTGCACGTGGGGTATTCGCTGCTGGGGATCGGCCTGATCGTGTCGCAGTCAATCGTACTGTTCAACGCCTTGAAGTGGGCTGCCGCTGCTTATTTGCTGTACATCGGCTTCAAGGCACTGCGGGCGCAACCGGCCAAAGCGGTGACTGACGATCTGCACAAGGAAGCCGGCGAGCGCACCGCACGTGGCGCCTTCACTTCCGGTTTTGTGACCAACGGTCTTAACCCGAAAGCCACGCTGTTCTTCCTGTCGCTGTTCACCGTGGTGATCAATCCGCACACGCCGCTCGCTGTGCAGGCCGGTTACGGGGTTTACCTGGCGGTGGCTACGGCGATCTGGTTCTGCCTGGTGGCCATGCTGTTCAGCCAGCAGCGCGTGCGTGCCGGGTTTGCCCGTATGGGTCACTGGTTCGACCGGACCATGGGCGCGGTGTTGATCGCAATCGGCGTGAAGCTCGCGTTTACCGAGATGCACTGA
- a CDS encoding fatty acid--CoA ligase produces MLQTRVIPPAEGAYQYPLLIKRLLMSGARYEKTREIVYRDQLRYSYPTLIERVARLANVLTAAGVKPGDTVAVMDWDSHRYLECMFAIPMIGAVIHTINVRLSPEQILYTMNHAEDRYVLVNSEFVGLYNAIAGHLTTVEKTLLLTDLPEKTADLPNLIGEYEQLLAAASTQYDFQDFDENSVATTFYTTGTTGNPKGVYFTHRQLVLHTMGVSTIMGAIDSVRLLGTNDVYMPITPMFHVHAWGLPYVATMLGLKQVYPGRYDPEFLVELWRKEKVTFSHCVPTILQMVLNAKGAQNTDFGGWKIVIGGSALNRALYEAAKAKGIQLTAAYGMSETGPLVSCAHLNDELMAGSEDERTTYRIKAGVPGPLVEAAIVDTEGNFLPADGETQGELVLRAPWLTEGYFNEPQKGAELWAGGWLHTGDVATLDSMGVIDIRDRIKDVIKTGGEWISSLDLEDLISRHVAVREVAVVGIADPQWGERPFALLVLREGHEIGARELKEHLKPFVELGHLSKWAIPSQIALVTEIPKTSVGKLDKKKIRVDIIEWQATNSTFLSTL; encoded by the coding sequence ATGTTGCAGACACGCGTTATTCCCCCAGCCGAAGGCGCTTACCAGTATCCGCTGCTGATCAAACGGCTGCTCATGTCCGGCGCGCGTTATGAGAAAACCCGCGAAATCGTGTACCGCGACCAGTTGCGCTACAGCTACCCGACCCTGATCGAACGGGTCGCCCGGCTGGCCAACGTGTTGACGGCGGCTGGAGTCAAGCCTGGAGACACCGTGGCGGTGATGGATTGGGACAGTCATCGTTATCTGGAATGCATGTTCGCCATTCCGATGATCGGTGCGGTGATTCACACCATCAACGTGCGTCTGTCGCCGGAGCAGATCCTCTACACCATGAATCACGCCGAGGACCGCTACGTGCTGGTCAACAGCGAGTTCGTGGGCCTGTACAACGCGATCGCCGGGCACCTGACCACGGTCGAGAAAACCCTGCTGCTGACCGACCTGCCGGAGAAGACCGCTGACCTGCCGAACCTGATCGGCGAGTACGAGCAGTTGCTGGCGGCCGCAAGTACGCAATACGACTTCCAGGACTTCGACGAAAACTCGGTCGCGACCACGTTCTACACCACCGGCACCACCGGCAATCCCAAGGGCGTTTACTTCACCCATCGGCAACTGGTGCTGCACACCATGGGCGTGTCGACCATCATGGGTGCGATCGACAGCGTGCGCCTGCTGGGCACCAACGACGTGTACATGCCGATCACCCCGATGTTCCACGTCCACGCCTGGGGCCTGCCGTATGTAGCGACCATGCTCGGGCTCAAGCAGGTGTATCCCGGTCGCTACGACCCGGAATTCCTGGTGGAGCTGTGGCGCAAGGAAAAGGTCACCTTTTCTCACTGCGTGCCGACCATCCTGCAAATGGTCCTCAACGCCAAGGGTGCGCAAAATACCGATTTCGGCGGCTGGAAAATCGTCATCGGCGGCAGTGCGCTCAATCGTGCGTTGTACGAAGCGGCCAAGGCCAAGGGCATTCAGTTGACTGCCGCATACGGCATGTCGGAAACCGGGCCGCTGGTATCGTGCGCACACCTCAACGATGAGCTTATGGCCGGCAGCGAAGACGAACGCACCACTTACCGGATCAAGGCTGGCGTGCCCGGGCCTTTGGTGGAAGCGGCAATCGTCGACACCGAGGGCAACTTCCTGCCCGCCGATGGCGAGACCCAGGGCGAATTGGTGTTGCGTGCGCCGTGGCTCACCGAGGGTTATTTCAACGAACCGCAGAAGGGTGCCGAGCTCTGGGCCGGGGGCTGGTTGCACACCGGTGACGTGGCGACCCTCGACAGCATGGGTGTGATCGATATCCGCGACCGGATCAAGGACGTGATCAAGACTGGCGGCGAATGGATCTCCTCCCTCGACCTCGAAGACCTGATCAGTCGTCACGTTGCGGTACGCGAAGTAGCAGTGGTGGGCATTGCCGATCCACAGTGGGGCGAGCGGCCGTTTGCCTTGCTGGTGCTCCGTGAAGGCCATGAGATCGGGGCCCGGGAACTCAAGGAACACCTCAAGCCATTCGTGGAGCTGGGGCACCTTAGCAAGTGGGCCATCCCGAGCCAGATCGCCCTTGTTACTGAAATTCCCAAGACCAGTGTCGGCAAGCTCGACAAGAAGAAAATTCGCGTCGACATCATCGAATGGCAGGCTACCAACAGCACCTTCCTTTCGACGCTTTAA
- a CDS encoding SOS response-associated peptidase has protein sequence MCGRYALFRWNRDFATLPGFPADQQAQWNISPNDSVLMLRAGPDGQRELARARWGLTPPWLTDLSRTPAHARAETVAEQPMFRQALRERRCLLPANGFYEWRGTTRKRPFWLTPGEGSSLFFAAIWEAYPVQEQVWLSTAVITQPAASQRRPLILDEAGQAAWLDPETPLHVLQGLLASEPAALRERVLANMVNDPKLNGPECLTPG, from the coding sequence ATGTGTGGACGTTATGCCCTGTTTCGCTGGAACCGCGACTTCGCGACCCTGCCCGGTTTTCCTGCCGATCAGCAGGCGCAGTGGAACATTTCCCCCAATGATTCGGTGTTGATGCTACGTGCCGGCCCGGACGGCCAGCGTGAGCTTGCCCGTGCCCGCTGGGGCCTGACGCCGCCATGGCTGACCGATCTGTCCCGTACGCCGGCCCATGCCCGCGCCGAAACCGTGGCCGAGCAACCGATGTTTCGCCAAGCCTTGCGCGAGCGTCGCTGCCTGTTGCCGGCCAATGGTTTCTATGAATGGCGCGGCACCACACGCAAGCGGCCATTCTGGCTGACGCCGGGAGAGGGTTCGTCACTGTTTTTTGCGGCGATCTGGGAAGCGTATCCGGTGCAGGAGCAGGTGTGGTTGAGTACGGCGGTGATCACTCAGCCAGCGGCGAGTCAGCGCAGGCCGTTGATTCTGGATGAGGCAGGGCAGGCGGCGTGGCTCGATCCCGAGACGCCGTTGCATGTCTTGCAGGGGTTGCTGGCCAGTGAGCCTGCCGCGTTGCGCGAGCGGGTGCTGGCCAATATGGTCAATGATCCGAAGCTCAATGGGCCGGAGTGTCTTACGCCGGGTTGA
- a CDS encoding class I SAM-dependent methyltransferase — translation MDPRSEVLLRQAELFQGSVLLAGLPADDLLGRLPAAHGWCWHAGDQAALDARFAERSHFGVNVPEQAFEAAVVFLPKSKDLTDYILNAVASRLEGREVFLVGEKKSGIEGAAKQLMPFGKPRKLDSARHCQLWQVTVANAPAAKSLESLAQEYELPLAEGPLKVISLPGVFSHGRLDRGSALLLEHLDKLPSGHLLDFGCGAGVLGAAVKRRYPHNQVTLLDVDAFAAASSRLTLAANGLEADVITGDGIDAAPMGLSAILSNPPFHVGVHTDYYATENLLRKAAKHLKNGGELRLVANSFLKYQPLIEEHLGVCAIKAEGQGFRIYRAKRG, via the coding sequence ATGGATCCGCGCAGTGAAGTACTGCTTCGTCAGGCTGAATTATTCCAGGGTTCGGTATTGCTGGCCGGTTTGCCCGCCGACGATTTGCTCGGTCGCCTGCCCGCCGCTCACGGCTGGTGCTGGCATGCCGGTGACCAGGCCGCGCTGGACGCCCGTTTCGCCGAGCGCAGCCATTTTGGCGTGAATGTGCCCGAACAGGCTTTCGAGGCGGCCGTGGTGTTTTTGCCCAAGTCCAAGGACCTGACCGATTACATCCTCAACGCCGTGGCCTCGCGTCTGGAAGGTCGCGAGGTGTTTCTGGTCGGCGAGAAAAAGAGCGGCATCGAAGGCGCGGCCAAGCAACTGATGCCTTTCGGCAAGCCGCGCAAGCTCGACAGCGCGCGGCATTGCCAGCTCTGGCAAGTTACGGTGGCCAACGCCCCCGCTGCCAAATCGCTGGAAAGCCTGGCCCAGGAATACGAACTGCCGCTGGCTGAAGGCCCGCTCAAAGTCATCAGCCTGCCGGGCGTGTTCAGTCATGGCCGACTGGATCGCGGCAGCGCGCTGTTGCTGGAACATCTGGACAAATTGCCAAGCGGCCATTTGCTGGACTTCGGTTGCGGCGCGGGTGTGTTGGGCGCGGCGGTCAAGCGTCGCTATCCGCACAACCAGGTGACTTTGCTCGACGTCGATGCGTTTGCCGCCGCCAGCAGTCGCCTGACCCTGGCTGCCAACGGTCTGGAAGCTGACGTGATTACCGGTGACGGCATCGACGCCGCCCCGATGGGTTTAAGTGCGATTCTGAGCAACCCACCGTTCCATGTCGGCGTGCATACCGACTATTACGCCACAGAGAACTTGCTGCGAAAAGCAGCCAAACATCTGAAAAACGGCGGCGAACTGCGCTTGGTAGCGAACAGCTTCCTGAAGTATCAACCACTGATCGAAGAGCATTTGGGCGTCTGCGCGATCAAGGCCGAAGGACAGGGTTTCAGAATCTACCGGGCCAAACGCGGCTGA
- a CDS encoding CPXCG motif-containing cysteine-rich protein has protein sequence MLETAQYECPYCGEEVETTLDLSGGDQTYIEDCQVCCRPITFVLQVHEDEWHLEVFSENE, from the coding sequence ATGCTGGAAACTGCGCAGTATGAATGTCCGTATTGTGGTGAGGAAGTCGAGACCACGCTGGATCTGTCCGGTGGGGATCAGACCTATATCGAGGACTGTCAGGTGTGCTGCAGGCCGATAACGTTTGTGTTGCAGGTTCACGAAGACGAATGGCACCTCGAAGTGTTCAGTGAAAACGAATGA
- a CDS encoding DUF2007 domain-containing protein produces MQRIYEPENLMEGELLQGMLASEGIEAHLVGRDLVGAAGELPIFGLLGLAVDNDKAEYARELISAYNAALPLSGDEPESFPGTLVC; encoded by the coding sequence ATGCAGCGCATCTATGAACCGGAAAACCTGATGGAGGGCGAGTTGCTGCAAGGCATGCTCGCCAGCGAGGGCATCGAGGCGCATCTGGTGGGGCGCGATCTGGTCGGGGCTGCCGGTGAATTGCCGATCTTCGGTCTGCTGGGCCTGGCAGTGGATAACGACAAGGCTGAATACGCCCGTGAGCTGATCAGTGCGTACAATGCCGCGCTGCCGCTGTCCGGCGATGAACCGGAGAGTTTTCCCGGCACGCTGGTCTGTTAG